A window of the Barnesiella propionica genome harbors these coding sequences:
- the bla gene encoding class A beta-lactamase — MKKIILSIALCLYCIITFGQNLTQEIEKVIQEKQASIGVAVMYGDKTFAVANHKKYPIMSVFKFHIAVTALKKMETENIPLDSMIYIEPKQIHKKTFSPLRDKYPNQRIHLSYRDMIEYTVAHSDNNTCDLLIEFVGGIKNVDTYIKSLGIKDLNLTETEHDMHENIMNCYNNWSTPLSIAQLLKKVYTENILTEDHFTFLEKIMLNCSSGKDKLKAGLPADIKIAHKTGHSDRTSDGLQISEADAGVIYLPNGEKCYIVVLIKDSRESDKDNAKIMADIANLTFRIYNTGI, encoded by the coding sequence ATGAAAAAAATAATTCTATCAATTGCATTATGTCTTTATTGTATTATAACATTCGGACAAAATCTAACTCAAGAAATTGAAAAAGTGATACAAGAGAAACAGGCTTCTATAGGCGTGGCAGTCATGTATGGAGACAAAACTTTTGCTGTCGCCAATCATAAAAAATATCCAATCATGAGTGTATTCAAATTTCATATTGCAGTAACAGCATTAAAAAAGATGGAAACGGAAAATATACCTTTAGATAGTATGATATATATAGAGCCAAAACAAATCCATAAAAAAACATTTAGCCCATTAAGAGATAAATATCCAAATCAAAGAATACACCTATCATATCGAGATATGATAGAATATACAGTTGCACATAGCGATAATAACACATGTGATTTACTGATAGAATTTGTAGGAGGGATAAAGAATGTGGATACATATATAAAATCACTTGGAATTAAAGACCTAAATCTTACGGAGACGGAACATGATATGCATGAAAACATAATGAATTGCTACAATAATTGGAGTACGCCTTTATCTATTGCACAATTATTAAAGAAAGTCTATACAGAAAATATTTTGACTGAAGACCACTTTACTTTTTTAGAAAAAATCATGCTTAATTGTTCTTCAGGAAAAGACAAATTAAAAGCAGGATTGCCTGCAGACATTAAGATAGCTCACAAAACAGGACATTCAGATCGCACTTCTGACGGTTTGCAAATAAGCGAGGCTGATGCCGGGGTTATTTATTTACCTAATGGAGAAAAATGTTATATTGTGGTTTTGATAAAAGATTCTCGAGAGTCGGATAAAGACAATGCTAAAATAATGGCAGATATAGCGAATTTAACTTTTAGAATTTATAATACCGGTATTTAA
- the tig gene encoding trigger factor: MNVSQQNTDKLNAVISIEVTKADYQESVNKALRTYGQKANIPGFRKGKVPFGILNKMFGKSVLVEEINKLVSDKLFGYIRENQLNILGEPMPVENQEIDFDKQEDFTFNFDIALAPEIKVSLNKDVHVPYYNITVDDDMVNKQIDAFANRYGKQVVVEEVGEKDLVKGSMVELNEDGTSKEGGIVVESTVVSPYYFKNEDEKAKFVGAKTGAKVVFNPANTCDANPAELASMLNIDKAVAADVKSSFEMTIKEITGLKPAEMDQEFFDNVFGKDTVKSEDEFKAKVREFIAMQLAPESNYKFGIDAREVIEKQIGEFDLPDTFLKRWLLATNKERKAETIDDEYTKMLPDLKWHLIKEQIAKDTQLKIEDADLMIMAKNVAASQFAQYGMTGLPDDVLEKYAKEMLDNRETKSNLIDRVTETKILAGIKDAVTLDEKSISSEDFYKMFENK; encoded by the coding sequence ATGAACGTTTCGCAACAAAACACTGACAAATTAAATGCAGTAATTTCTATTGAGGTTACTAAAGCAGATTACCAGGAGAGTGTAAATAAAGCTCTGCGCACTTATGGCCAGAAAGCAAATATTCCCGGTTTCCGTAAAGGAAAAGTTCCCTTTGGTATACTCAACAAGATGTTCGGAAAATCTGTGTTGGTAGAAGAGATCAATAAGTTGGTTTCTGATAAACTTTTCGGATATATTCGTGAAAATCAATTAAATATTTTAGGTGAACCTATGCCTGTAGAAAATCAGGAAATTGATTTTGATAAACAGGAAGATTTTACCTTTAATTTCGATATAGCTTTGGCTCCGGAAATAAAAGTTTCACTGAATAAAGATGTACATGTTCCTTATTATAATATCACCGTGGATGATGATATGGTTAATAAACAGATAGACGCTTTTGCAAACCGCTATGGAAAACAAGTAGTAGTGGAAGAAGTGGGAGAAAAAGATCTGGTGAAAGGTTCAATGGTGGAACTGAATGAGGATGGAACATCTAAAGAAGGAGGAATTGTGGTGGAATCTACGGTCGTTTCTCCTTATTATTTTAAAAATGAAGATGAGAAAGCTAAATTTGTCGGTGCTAAAACAGGTGCTAAAGTCGTATTCAACCCGGCAAATACCTGTGATGCGAATCCGGCTGAACTGGCTTCGATGCTGAATATTGATAAGGCTGTTGCTGCTGATGTGAAGTCTTCTTTTGAAATGACCATTAAGGAAATTACAGGTTTGAAACCTGCTGAAATGGATCAGGAATTCTTTGATAATGTATTTGGTAAAGATACGGTAAAATCGGAAGATGAATTCAAGGCAAAAGTTCGTGAATTCATTGCCATGCAATTAGCTCCCGAAAGTAATTATAAGTTCGGTATCGATGCACGTGAAGTCATTGAAAAACAAATCGGGGAATTTGATTTACCTGATACTTTCCTGAAACGTTGGTTGTTGGCTACCAATAAAGAACGCAAAGCAGAAACTATCGATGACGAATATACAAAAATGTTGCCGGACCTTAAATGGCATCTTATCAAAGAACAGATTGCTAAAGATACTCAATTGAAGATAGAAGACGCCGATCTTATGATTATGGCTAAGAACGTAGCTGCATCGCAATTTGCTCAATACGGAATGACCGGACTTCCTGACGATGTATTGGAAAAATATGCTAAAGAAATGCTGGATAACCGGGAAACAAAAAGCAATTTGATAGATCGTGTTACTGAAACCAAGATACTTGCCGGTATTAAAGACGCTGTGACATTAGATGAAAAATCTATATCCAGCGAAGATTTCTACAAAATGTTTGAGAATAAATAA
- the clpP gene encoding ATP-dependent Clp endopeptidase proteolytic subunit ClpP encodes MANDFRNYAVKHLGMNGLAIDQYMAASDITSSYISPTIIEERQLNIAQMDVFSRLMMDRIIFMGTQVDDYSANVIQAQLLYLDSADPGKDISIYFNSPGGSVYAGLGIYDTMQYISSDVSTICTGMAASMAAVLLVSGTKGKRFALQHSRVMIHQPMGGAQGQASDIEITAREIQKLKKELYTIIAEHSGNSYEKVERDSDRDYWMTAVEAKEYGMIDDVLIKAAR; translated from the coding sequence ATGGCTAATGACTTTAGAAATTATGCGGTAAAACATCTGGGGATGAACGGGCTGGCTATAGACCAGTATATGGCGGCTTCGGATATTACCAGTAGTTACATTTCTCCGACCATTATCGAAGAGCGTCAGCTCAATATCGCTCAAATGGACGTGTTTTCCCGTTTGATGATGGATCGTATTATATTTATGGGAACTCAGGTAGATGATTATTCCGCCAATGTGATTCAGGCCCAGTTGCTTTATCTGGATTCGGCCGATCCCGGAAAAGACATATCTATTTATTTCAATAGTCCCGGAGGTTCGGTATATGCAGGATTAGGCATTTATGATACTATGCAATATATTAGCAGCGATGTATCCACTATATGTACAGGCATGGCGGCATCGATGGCTGCTGTATTATTAGTATCTGGAACCAAAGGAAAAAGATTCGCTTTACAGCATTCTCGCGTAATGATTCACCAGCCGATGGGTGGTGCTCAGGGGCAGGCTTCCGATATAGAGATTACGGCTCGGGAAATACAAAAACTTAAAAAAGAACTTTACACCATAATAGCCGAACATTCCGGAAATTCTTATGAAAAGGTAGAAAGAGATTCCGATCGAGATTACTGGATGACTGCTGTCGAAGCAAAAGAATACGGTATGATTGATGATGTATTGATAAAAGCGGCCCGTTGA
- the clpX gene encoding ATP-dependent Clp protease ATP-binding subunit ClpX, translating into MAKKENRCSFCGRSEHEVNLLMPGRDGCICDMCAEQAYLITEEYLNKKKSGNKNDLGFTKQDLPRPADIKAFLDQYVIGQDAAKRYLSVSVYNHYKRLMQNFSQDDDVEIEKSNIIMVGPTGTGKTLLAKTIARLLKVPFTIVDATVLTEAGYVGEDIESILTRLLQVADYDVAAAERGIVFIDEIDKIARKSDNPSITRDVSGEGVQQGLLKLLEGSIVNVPPQGGRKHPEQKMIPVNTKNILYICGGAFDGIERKIAMRLNTHVVGYNRGNRHSVADRDNMLQYVAPQDLKAFGLIPEIIGRLPILTSLQPLDKESLRRILVEPKNSIIKQYIKLFDMDGVTLTFDDDVLDYVVEKAIEFKLGARGLRSIVETIMMDAMYEIPSSNKKKLTITQKYAAEKLEKANLLALH; encoded by the coding sequence ATGGCAAAAAAAGAAAACAGATGTAGCTTTTGTGGCCGCTCCGAACACGAAGTTAATTTGCTTATGCCCGGCCGTGACGGATGCATTTGCGATATGTGTGCCGAGCAAGCCTATCTCATAACAGAAGAATATTTGAACAAAAAGAAGTCGGGAAACAAGAATGATTTGGGTTTCACCAAGCAGGATCTGCCTCGTCCGGCCGATATTAAAGCATTTCTGGACCAGTATGTTATAGGACAGGATGCCGCCAAGCGTTATCTTTCCGTATCGGTGTATAACCATTATAAACGGCTGATGCAGAACTTTTCTCAGGATGATGATGTGGAAATCGAGAAATCCAATATTATCATGGTGGGACCTACGGGGACAGGAAAAACTTTGCTGGCAAAAACAATCGCCAGGCTGCTGAAAGTACCGTTCACGATTGTCGATGCAACAGTGCTTACCGAAGCCGGATACGTAGGGGAAGATATAGAAAGTATTCTTACCCGTTTATTGCAGGTGGCTGATTATGATGTTGCCGCTGCCGAACGTGGTATAGTTTTTATCGATGAAATAGATAAAATTGCACGTAAAAGCGATAATCCGTCGATAACGAGGGATGTTAGCGGCGAAGGAGTTCAGCAAGGGCTCTTAAAATTACTGGAGGGTTCTATTGTGAATGTTCCCCCTCAGGGAGGACGTAAGCATCCGGAACAAAAAATGATCCCCGTAAATACTAAAAACATACTATATATTTGCGGAGGGGCTTTTGATGGAATAGAGCGTAAAATAGCCATGCGCCTTAACACTCATGTGGTAGGATATAATAGAGGGAACCGTCATTCTGTAGCCGATCGCGATAATATGTTGCAATATGTGGCGCCTCAGGATTTAAAGGCTTTCGGCCTGATTCCCGAGATAATAGGCCGCTTACCTATACTTACTTCGTTACAGCCGTTGGATAAGGAATCTTTGCGCCGTATACTCGTCGAACCGAAAAATTCCATTATTAAACAATATATCAAGTTGTTCGATATGGATGGGGTTACTCTTACATTTGATGACGATGTGCTGGACTATGTTGTAGAGAAAGCTATTGAATTTAAGTTAGGAGCACGCGGTTTGAGGTCTATAGTCGAGACTATTATGATGGATGCCATGTACGAGATACCGTCTTCCAATAAGAAGAAATTGACTATTACCCAAAAATATGCTGCGGAGAAACTTGAAAAAGCAAATTTGTTGGCGTTGCATTAA